A window of Pseudomonas mucidolens contains these coding sequences:
- a CDS encoding ABC transporter permease codes for MLKGYGAVILDGAWLTLQLALSSMALAIVLGLIGVALRLSPVRWLAWLGDLYSTVIRGIPDLVLILLIFYGGQDLLNRVAPLLGYDDYIDLNPLAAGIGTLGFIFGAYLSETFRGAFMAIPKGQAEAGMAYGMSPFQVFFRVMVPQMIRLAIPGFTNNWLVLTKATALISVVGLQDMMFKAKQAADATREPFTFFLAVAAMYLVITSVSLLALRYLEKRYSVGVKAADL; via the coding sequence ATGTTGAAAGGCTACGGGGCCGTTATCCTCGATGGCGCATGGTTGACGCTTCAGCTCGCCTTGTCGTCCATGGCCTTGGCCATTGTTCTGGGTCTGATTGGGGTCGCACTACGCCTGTCGCCGGTGCGCTGGTTGGCCTGGCTGGGCGACTTGTACTCCACGGTGATCCGCGGGATCCCCGACCTGGTACTGATCCTGCTGATTTTCTACGGTGGTCAGGACCTGCTCAACCGCGTCGCGCCGCTACTGGGCTACGACGACTATATTGACTTGAACCCCTTGGCCGCCGGTATCGGCACCCTGGGTTTCATCTTCGGCGCCTACCTTTCGGAAACCTTCCGGGGCGCCTTCATGGCTATCCCCAAAGGTCAGGCGGAGGCGGGCATGGCGTATGGCATGAGTCCGTTCCAGGTGTTCTTCCGGGTGATGGTGCCGCAAATGATCCGGCTGGCGATCCCTGGCTTCACCAACAACTGGCTGGTGTTGACCAAGGCGACCGCGTTGATTTCCGTGGTGGGCCTGCAAGACATGATGTTCAAGGCCAAGCAGGCGGCAGACGCCACCCGCGAACCTTTTACCTTCTTCCTCGCAGTGGCGGCGATGTACCTGGTGATCACCAGCGTTTCGTTGCTGGCCCTGCGTTACCTTGAGAAGCGCTACTCGGTTGGCGTAAAGGCGGCTGATCTATGA
- a CDS encoding ABC transporter substrate-binding protein — protein MKKLVLLGALALSVLSMQAFAEEKPLKIGIEAAYPPFASKAPDGSIVGFDYDIGNALCEEMKVKCTWVEQEFDGLIPALKVRKIDAILSSMSITEDRKKSVDFTNRYYLTPARLVMKDGTAVSESLDELKGKKIGVQRGSIHDRFAKEVLAPEGATVVPYSSQNEIYLDIKSGRLDGTVADATLLQEGFLDTPAGKGYAFTGPSFTDVKYFGDGVGIAVRKGDQKNLDRINAAIAAIRANGKYKTIQDKYFNFDIYGADAK, from the coding sequence ATGAAGAAACTCGTGCTGTTGGGCGCCCTGGCGCTGTCCGTACTGTCCATGCAGGCTTTCGCTGAAGAGAAACCCCTGAAAATTGGTATCGAAGCGGCTTACCCTCCGTTCGCCTCGAAGGCGCCGGACGGCAGTATCGTCGGTTTCGACTACGACATCGGCAACGCCTTGTGCGAAGAGATGAAAGTCAAGTGCACCTGGGTCGAGCAAGAGTTCGACGGTCTGATCCCGGCGTTGAAAGTGCGCAAGATCGACGCGATCCTGTCCTCCATGTCGATCACCGAAGACCGCAAGAAGTCCGTGGACTTCACCAACCGTTACTACCTGACGCCGGCACGCCTGGTAATGAAGGACGGTACGGCGGTCAGCGAAAGCCTGGATGAACTCAAAGGCAAGAAAATCGGCGTGCAGCGCGGTTCGATCCACGACCGTTTCGCCAAGGAAGTCCTGGCTCCGGAGGGCGCTACCGTTGTGCCTTACAGCTCGCAGAACGAAATCTACCTGGATATCAAATCGGGTCGCCTCGACGGCACCGTGGCCGACGCGACCCTGCTGCAGGAAGGTTTCCTCGATACGCCAGCCGGTAAAGGCTACGCGTTCACCGGTCCGTCCTTCACCGACGTCAAGTACTTCGGCGACGGCGTAGGCATTGCGGTGCGCAAAGGCGACCAGAAGAACCTCGACCGTATCAACGCCGCTATCGCCGCGATCCGTGCCAACGGTAAGTACAAGACTATCCAGGACAAGTACTTCAACTTCGATATTTACGGCGCTGACGCCAAGTAA
- a CDS encoding ABC transporter permease, with product MIFDYNVIWEALPLYFGGLLTTLKLLLISLFFGLLAALPLGLMRVSKQPVINGAAWLYTYVIRGTPMLVQLFLIYYGLAQFEAVRESFLWPWLSSATFCACLAFAINTSAYTAEIIAGSLKATPNGEIEAAKAMGMSRYKLYSRILLPSALRRALPQYSNEVIMMLQTTSLASIVTLIDITGAARTVNAQYYLPFEAYITAGVFYLCLTFILVRLFKLAERRWLSYLAPRKH from the coding sequence ATGATCTTCGACTACAACGTCATCTGGGAGGCCTTGCCGCTGTATTTCGGCGGTTTGCTGACCACCCTGAAATTGCTGCTGATTTCGCTGTTCTTCGGCTTGCTCGCCGCTTTGCCCCTGGGGTTGATGCGTGTGTCCAAGCAGCCGGTGATCAACGGCGCGGCCTGGCTCTACACCTATGTGATTCGCGGTACACCGATGCTGGTGCAACTGTTCCTGATCTACTACGGCCTGGCCCAGTTCGAAGCGGTGCGCGAGAGTTTCCTGTGGCCGTGGCTGTCCAGTGCGACCTTCTGCGCCTGCCTCGCGTTTGCCATCAACACCAGCGCCTACACCGCCGAGATCATTGCCGGTAGCCTCAAGGCCACGCCGAATGGCGAGATCGAAGCGGCCAAGGCCATGGGAATGTCGCGCTACAAGTTGTACAGCCGGATCCTGCTGCCCTCGGCCCTGCGCCGGGCACTGCCGCAGTACAGCAACGAAGTGATCATGATGCTGCAGACCACCAGCCTGGCTTCTATCGTGACCCTGATCGATATTACGGGAGCCGCCCGCACTGTGAACGCGCAGTACTATTTGCCGTTTGAAGCCTATATCACCGCGGGTGTCTTCTACTTGTGCCTGACCTTCATTCTGGTGCGCCTGTTCAAGTTGGCCGAGCGCCGCTGGCTGAGCTACCTGGCTCCTCGGAAGCACTGA
- a CDS encoding succinylglutamate desuccinylase/aspartoacylase family protein, which translates to MERIDHVLPWGHLGCERQLTVFRFGGGERKAYIQASLHADELPGMRAAWELKKRLSELEQQGALNGVIELVPVANPMGLGQLLQGAHQGRFEVGSGKNFNRDFVELSEPVAARLQGELGDDPRANVRLIRQAMAEVLNALPPAASQLQGMQRLLLSHACDADVVLDLHCDAEAALHMYALPQHWPQWRSLSAHLNVKVGLLAEDSGGSSFDEACSLPWLRLSRAFPEAQIPLACLATTLELGGQADTGRDEAIFHAEGILAFLAEQGLIRGEWPAAQFEPCEGVPFEGTELLFAPHAGVISYLRKAGDWVEAGEPLFEVIDPLTDRASTVCAGTSGVLFAVERLRYAQAGFWLAKVAGREALRHGRLLND; encoded by the coding sequence ATGGAACGTATCGATCACGTGTTGCCTTGGGGGCATTTGGGCTGCGAGCGCCAGCTGACGGTGTTCCGTTTCGGCGGCGGCGAGCGCAAGGCCTATATCCAGGCCAGTCTGCACGCCGATGAATTGCCGGGGATGCGCGCCGCCTGGGAGCTGAAAAAGCGCCTGAGCGAACTCGAACAGCAAGGCGCCCTCAACGGTGTGATAGAACTGGTGCCGGTGGCCAATCCGATGGGCCTCGGCCAGTTGCTGCAAGGTGCTCACCAAGGGCGCTTTGAAGTCGGCAGCGGCAAGAATTTCAACCGCGATTTCGTCGAGTTGAGTGAGCCGGTGGCCGCACGCCTCCAGGGCGAACTGGGGGATGATCCTCGCGCCAACGTGCGCTTGATTCGCCAGGCGATGGCCGAGGTACTCAATGCCTTGCCGCCGGCTGCCAGCCAGCTGCAAGGCATGCAGCGGCTGTTGCTGAGTCACGCTTGCGATGCTGATGTGGTGCTGGACCTGCATTGCGACGCCGAAGCTGCGTTGCACATGTACGCTTTGCCTCAGCACTGGCCGCAATGGCGTTCACTGTCGGCGCACCTGAACGTGAAGGTCGGCTTGCTGGCGGAAGACTCCGGCGGCAGCTCCTTTGACGAAGCCTGTTCGCTGCCGTGGTTGCGTCTGTCGCGTGCATTCCCCGAGGCGCAGATTCCCCTGGCGTGTCTGGCGACGACGTTGGAGTTGGGTGGTCAGGCCGATACCGGGCGCGACGAGGCGATTTTTCACGCTGAAGGCATTCTGGCGTTTCTCGCTGAACAAGGCCTGATCCGTGGCGAGTGGCCCGCCGCGCAATTTGAACCCTGCGAAGGCGTGCCGTTTGAAGGCACCGAGTTGCTGTTCGCGCCCCATGCCGGCGTGATCAGCTATCTGCGTAAAGCCGGTGACTGGGTGGAAGCGGGCGAGCCGCTATTTGAAGTCATTGATCCCTTGACCGACCGCGCCAGCACTGTTTGCGCGGGCACGTCCGGGGTGTTGTTTGCCGTTGAACGGCTACGTTATGCCCAAGCGGGTTTCTGGCTGGCCAAGGTGGCGGGGCGCGAAGCGCTGCGTCACGGGCGCTTGCTCAACGACTGA